A window of Carassius carassius chromosome 44, fCarCar2.1, whole genome shotgun sequence contains these coding sequences:
- the vegfd gene encoding vascular endothelial growth factor D, protein MKTQKCAGFHMLLLLYVRLMLAVDAYRPQRDINQERWEQELRDSGSLDELLMLSEYPDWKLWRCRLKLKHFEYATPPENRRSTRYAAASFSPEMLKDIDDEWQKTQCMPRETCVDVAKELGTNTAVFFKPPCVSVFRCGGCCNKEGVTCRNTSVTYVNKTILSVSLAPYKTGPEPVLVKIANHTECMCQEHSLIRRHVREKHKKSCSPTRKPEDKRLCNKGLIWDWMAERCVTYPFSKQEPLSTVSEEDCEIDVERCECIPKVWTHRLHHT, encoded by the exons ATGAAGACACAAAAATGTGCTGGATTTCACATGTTGTTACTCCTGTATGTCAGACTGATGCTGGCCGTGGACGCCTACAGACCCCAGAGA GACATAAACCAGGAGAGGTGGGAACAGGAACTAAGGGACTCTGGGAGTCTAGATGAGCTTCTGATGTTGTCCGAGTACCCGGACTGGAAGCTGTGGAGATGCAGGCTCAAGCTGAAGCACTTTGAATACGCCACTCCGCCCGAGAACCGCAGGTCAACTCGCTATGCGGCCGCTTCGTTCAGCCCAGAGATGCTAAAAG atattgATGACGAATGGCAGAAAACACAGTGTATGCCCAGAGAGACGTGTGTAGATGTGGCAAAAGAGCTGGGCACCAATACGGCTGTGTTCTTTAAGCCCCCGTGCGTCTCTGTCTTCAGGTGTGGTGGCTGCTGCAACAAAGAGGGAGTTACCTGCCGTAATACAAGCGTGACTTATGTCAATAAAACT ATTTTGAGTGTGAGTCTGGCTCCATATAAAACTGGTCCGGAGCCTGTGCTGGTGAAAATAGCCAATCACACTGAGTGTATGTGCCAGGAACATTCGCTGATCCGCAGACATGTTCGTGAGAAGCACAAGAAGAG ttgctCTCCTACACGTAAGCCAGAAGACAAGAGGCTGTGCAACAAAGGTTTAATATGGGACTGGATGGCGGAGCGATGCGTGACGTACCCCTTCAGTAAACAAG AGCCTCTGTCTACTGTCAGTGAGGAGGACTGTGAAATTGATGTAGAGCGATGTGAATGTATTCCAAAAGTATGGACACATAGATTACACCACACGTGA